A stretch of the Flavobacterium aquiphilum genome encodes the following:
- a CDS encoding restriction endonuclease subunit S: protein MTTAEKYRQLEKSPVINIARFIFNDLKNEATNTTLEKVIADIKTGKTPSKQEKRFYEDGYFDWFKPDEIGSEKYLFSSKDKVSKYAFVTKQATIFEPDTILINAIGDVGRISILKKQASSNQQITGIRLIESVLVDYAYFYLLAHREYFYVDLFQTTLPIVNQKKINAIPFCYPIIEEQKRIVRGLEEIENIKSIDDLYIIDNLNWKEKYKVICRNFFNLQFGTKEIVNELTHQLDLVKQLRQSFLREAMQGKLVAPCALERAGGEDGQELLTKIKAEKAKLIADKKIKQGKLQVAELLKDLLFEIPEHWTWCNLDDICYNITDGTHQTPQYTKSGRMFLSAQNVKPFRFMPEVHKFVSEEDYQIYIKNRKPEKGDLLIGRVGAGIGETAVIDQDLDFCIYVSVALIQPFKEYINSDYLAQVFNSPYGVRYAKGNISSKGGSAGNFNLGRIRSFQIPLPPLHEQEQIVAKLEELMAFCDGLEQSIKESQGYNEMLLQQVLKEALQPKEEIANG from the coding sequence ATGACTACAGCTGAAAAATATAGGCAATTAGAAAAAAGTCCAGTAATAAATATAGCTAGATTTATTTTTAATGATTTAAAAAATGAAGCCACAAATACAACTTTAGAAAAAGTTATTGCTGATATTAAAACTGGTAAAACACCTTCAAAACAAGAAAAACGTTTTTATGAAGATGGTTATTTCGATTGGTTTAAGCCTGATGAAATTGGCTCAGAAAAATATTTATTTAGCTCAAAAGATAAAGTATCTAAATATGCTTTTGTAACAAAACAAGCAACAATTTTTGAGCCTGATACAATTCTCATTAATGCAATCGGCGATGTTGGAAGAATAAGTATTTTAAAAAAACAAGCTTCTTCAAATCAACAAATAACTGGAATACGTTTAATTGAGAGTGTATTAGTTGATTATGCATATTTCTATTTATTAGCCCATAGAGAATATTTTTATGTCGATTTATTCCAAACAACTTTGCCAATTGTAAACCAAAAGAAAATAAATGCCATTCCTTTTTGTTATCCGATAATTGAAGAACAGAAAAGGATTGTAAGGGGCTTAGAAGAAATAGAAAACATAAAATCGATTGATGATTTATATATCATTGACAACTTGAATTGGAAAGAAAAATACAAAGTTATTTGTAGAAACTTTTTCAATTTACAATTTGGAACAAAAGAAATCGTCAATGAACTCACCCATCAACTCGATTTAGTAAAACAACTGCGTCAATCTTTTTTACGTGAAGCGATGCAAGGTAAGTTGGTGGCTCCCTGTGCTTTGGAGAGGGCGGGGGGTGAGGATGGACAAGAACTCCTAACCAAAATAAAAGCCGAAAAAGCCAAGCTTATTGCTGATAAAAAAATCAAACAAGGGAAACTTCAAGTAGCAGAACTTTTAAAGGATCTACTTTTTGAAATACCTGAACATTGGACTTGGTGTAATCTCGATGATATTTGCTATAATATTACTGATGGAACACATCAAACACCTCAATATACAAAATCAGGAAGAATGTTTTTATCTGCTCAAAACGTTAAACCATTTAGGTTTATGCCTGAAGTTCACAAATTTGTTTCGGAAGAAGATTATCAAATTTATATAAAAAATAGAAAACCTGAAAAAGGCGATTTGTTAATCGGTCGAGTTGGTGCTGGAATTGGAGAAACAGCGGTGATAGATCAGGATTTAGATTTTTGCATCTATGTTAGTGTGGCTTTGATTCAGCCTTTTAAAGAATACATCAATTCAGATTACTTAGCACAGGTTTTTAATTCACCTTATGGAGTTAGATATGCTAAAGGAAATATTTCAAGTAAAGGTGGTTCAGCAGGAAATTTTAATCTTGGAAGAATTCGTTCTTTTCAAATTCCTCTACCACCTCTCCACGAACAAGAACAAATCGTAGCCAAATTAGAAGAGTTAATGGCATTTTGTGATGGGTTGGAGCAAAGTATAAAAGAAAGTCAGGGTTATAATGAAATGTTGTTGCAACAGGTTTTGAAGGAGGCGTTGCAACCTAAAGAAGAAATAGCTAATGGTTAA
- a CDS encoding N-6 DNA methylase, which produces MSNISSILKSIQNIMWQDTGLNGDAQRIEQLGWMLFLKIFSDKDKELELLDDNYTSPIPDEFHWVNEKGNWAGDDEGMTGDELIEFIDRKLFPALRNIDVSSGNRRALIVREVFDGNNNYMKSGINFRKVLNKLNEMDFNIAKDRHAFGELYETILKGLQSAGKSGEFYTPRAITSFITEMINPQLGEKILDPACGTGGYLTCTIEHLKKQANSVEERQSIAENVMGWEYKPLPYLLATTNLILHDMEVPNIRFGDALDQPLSNFTEKHRVNAILANPPFGGIVANNNETNFPQNFRTKESADLFLILMIHLLKNGGRAGIVLPDGSLTGDGVKQRVRQKLLEDCNLHTIIRLPNSVFQPYATVATNLLFFTKGTPTKEVWYYEHKLPEGQKAYNKTKPIQAKEFNPIKKWWDKREESELAWKVDIQTIIDRNYDLDIKNPTKAEEVHEYNSLELMEMLHDSFEKSNVLLDQLKEAVK; this is translated from the coding sequence ATGTCCAACATATCCTCAATACTAAAAAGCATACAAAACATCATGTGGCAAGACACCGGACTAAACGGTGATGCCCAACGAATAGAACAACTCGGCTGGATGCTGTTTCTAAAAATATTCTCTGACAAGGACAAAGAACTCGAATTACTAGATGACAATTATACCTCCCCGATTCCAGACGAATTCCATTGGGTAAACGAAAAAGGCAATTGGGCGGGTGATGATGAAGGAATGACTGGTGATGAACTAATAGAATTTATAGACCGAAAACTATTTCCAGCTTTGCGAAATATTGATGTAAGTTCTGGAAACCGAAGAGCATTAATTGTACGTGAGGTATTTGATGGCAACAACAACTACATGAAAAGCGGTATCAACTTTCGTAAAGTGCTGAACAAACTCAACGAAATGGACTTTAATATTGCCAAAGACCGTCACGCCTTTGGCGAACTCTACGAAACCATTCTTAAAGGATTACAAAGTGCAGGTAAAAGCGGTGAATTTTATACACCACGTGCCATTACGTCCTTTATTACTGAAATGATTAACCCACAACTAGGAGAAAAAATACTTGACCCTGCTTGCGGAACAGGAGGTTATCTAACCTGTACTATTGAACATTTGAAAAAACAAGCCAATAGTGTGGAAGAACGTCAAAGTATAGCCGAAAATGTTATGGGTTGGGAGTACAAACCGTTACCTTATTTGTTAGCGACTACCAACTTGATTTTACATGATATGGAAGTGCCTAATATTCGTTTTGGCGATGCATTAGACCAGCCCTTGAGCAACTTTACCGAAAAGCACCGAGTAAATGCAATCTTAGCAAATCCTCCATTTGGCGGTATTGTTGCCAATAATAATGAAACCAACTTCCCTCAAAATTTCCGTACCAAAGAAAGTGCCGATTTATTCCTGATTTTAATGATACACCTTTTAAAAAATGGTGGTCGTGCCGGAATTGTGTTGCCCGATGGTTCGCTCACAGGCGATGGTGTAAAACAAAGAGTGCGACAAAAATTACTAGAAGATTGCAACCTGCACACCATTATACGTTTGCCCAACTCCGTGTTCCAGCCTTATGCAACTGTAGCCACCAATTTATTATTTTTTACCAAAGGAACACCTACCAAAGAAGTTTGGTATTATGAACATAAATTACCCGAAGGACAAAAAGCCTACAACAAAACAAAACCAATACAAGCTAAAGAATTCAACCCAATAAAAAAATGGTGGGACAAACGCGAAGAAAGTGAACTGGCTTGGAAAGTCGATATACAAACCATTATTGACCGCAACTATGATTTAGACATTAAAAACCCAACCAAAGCCGAAGAAGTACATGAATACAATAGTTTGGAGTTGATGGAAATGTTACACGATTCATTTGAGAAAAGTAATGTCTTGTTAGATCAATTAAAAGAAGCGGTGAAATAA
- a CDS encoding PDDEXK nuclease domain-containing protein yields MNFEQLIQQIENVHKETQKIAVQQVNSFLTIRNILIGFYIVEFEQNGYDRAEYGANTIKVIAQRLKHIKGISSTQLYRFRDLYNTYPQIFSAVSRKFKNSTLIDQNIFPTVSGKFELTEHNDLSFDPELLLNRLNFSHFVELLNAESPLKRAFYEVQTIKNNWGARELGRAMNTMLFERTGLSQDKEKVIKNFKADNHFSVKEVVKNPYFLEFIGLEEKHTYSETQLETAIINHLQDFLTELGRGFCFEARQKRITFDNKHFKIDLVFYHRILKCHVLIDLKIGAFDHADAGQMNVYLNYFRKNEMTEGDNPPIGIVLCANKNEALVEYATTGLTNEIFVSKYQVQLPSKEVLESFIRNEIALSQNNKQ; encoded by the coding sequence ATGAACTTTGAACAATTAATTCAGCAAATAGAAAACGTACATAAAGAAACGCAAAAAATTGCGGTACAACAGGTGAACAGTTTCTTGACTATTCGAAATATTTTAATCGGTTTTTATATTGTTGAATTTGAACAAAATGGTTATGACAGAGCCGAATATGGAGCAAATACCATTAAGGTAATTGCACAACGATTAAAGCATATCAAAGGGATTTCAAGTACTCAATTATACAGATTTAGGGATTTATACAATACCTATCCGCAGATTTTCTCGGCAGTGTCGAGAAAATTCAAAAACTCAACGCTTATCGATCAAAATATTTTCCCGACAGTGTCGGGAAAATTCGAATTAACGGAGCATAACGATTTGTCTTTTGATCCTGAACTGCTTTTAAACCGATTAAATTTTTCACATTTTGTGGAATTATTAAACGCCGAATCACCATTGAAAAGGGCTTTTTATGAGGTACAAACCATCAAGAACAATTGGGGCGCAAGAGAATTAGGCAGAGCGATGAACACCATGTTGTTCGAGAGAACGGGCTTATCCCAAGATAAGGAAAAGGTAATTAAAAATTTCAAAGCCGATAACCATTTCTCGGTCAAAGAGGTTGTCAAAAACCCTTATTTTTTGGAGTTTATCGGACTCGAAGAAAAACATACCTATAGCGAAACTCAGTTGGAAACAGCTATTATCAATCATTTACAAGATTTTTTGACAGAGTTAGGCAGAGGATTTTGCTTTGAAGCAAGACAAAAAAGAATCACATTTGACAATAAGCATTTTAAAATCGACTTGGTTTTTTATCATAGAATACTAAAATGCCATGTATTGATTGATTTGAAAATTGGAGCTTTTGACCACGCCGATGCAGGACAAATGAATGTGTATCTAAACTATTTCCGTAAAAATGAAATGACAGAAGGAGACAATCCTCCAATAGGAATAGTGTTATGTGCCAATAAGAACGAAGCTCTTGTAGAATATGCTACAACTGGATTAACCAACGAAATTTTTGTATCAAAATACCAGGTACAATTGCCAAGCAAAGAAGTACTGGAATCATTTATCAGAAATGAAATTGCATTATCCCAAAACAATAAACAATAA
- a CDS encoding SIR2 family protein, whose product MINWPDSLVRDIALRKCVLVLGAGISMNSVNAVGVRPKSWLDFLNHAVSLITDNNYKSSIKKLINNNDFLTACEVIKNQLGRAGFVDLLQNEFHLPGFIPSNVHGTIFKLDAKIVITPNFDNIYDRFALQETAGTVLIKKYYEPDVAETIRLNRRLIIKNHGSIEDPNHLIFSRKDYSKARTENRAFYEILDSLSITNTFLFLGCGTNDPDIRLLLEDYQNRFQYSREHFFVLSKKSNPLGVNQILEETMNIKILEYDKKDDHKEFIDSLQELVTKVEGKREEIAASQNW is encoded by the coding sequence ATGATAAACTGGCCTGATTCATTGGTAAGAGATATTGCTTTAAGAAAATGTGTGTTAGTATTGGGAGCTGGAATTTCTATGAACTCAGTTAATGCAGTAGGTGTAAGACCAAAAAGTTGGCTTGACTTTCTTAATCATGCGGTGTCTTTAATTACTGATAATAATTATAAAAGTTCAATCAAAAAGTTAATAAATAACAATGATTTTTTAACAGCATGTGAAGTAATAAAAAATCAATTAGGAAGAGCTGGTTTCGTAGATTTATTACAAAATGAGTTTCATTTACCTGGTTTCATTCCATCAAATGTTCATGGAACAATTTTTAAATTGGATGCTAAAATTGTAATTACACCTAATTTTGATAATATTTATGATCGTTTTGCTTTACAAGAAACAGCTGGAACAGTATTAATAAAAAAATATTATGAACCAGATGTTGCTGAAACTATTAGACTTAATAGACGTTTAATTATAAAAAATCATGGCTCAATAGAGGATCCTAACCATTTAATATTCAGTAGAAAAGATTATTCTAAAGCGAGGACTGAAAATAGAGCTTTTTATGAAATCCTTGACTCATTATCTATAACCAATACTTTCTTGTTTTTGGGCTGTGGCACTAATGACCCTGATATAAGACTACTTCTAGAAGACTATCAAAATAGATTTCAATATTCAAGAGAGCATTTTTTTGTATTATCCAAAAAAAGTAATCCTTTAGGTGTAAATCAAATTCTTGAAGAAACTATGAATATCAAAATTCTTGAATATGATAAAAAAGATGATCATAAAGAATTTATTGACTCACTTCAAGAATTAGTTACTAAAGTTGAGGGTAAAAGAGAAGAAATTGCAGCAAGTCAAAATTGGTAA
- a CDS encoding ParA family protein, producing MKTIVVFNNKGGVGKTTFLCNLASCLQINHNKKVIVIDADPQANATTYTLKDDQTFELFSKINSSGTLNDIFKELRKSGYYFDKELPIIKSNRFGFDIIPGDPSISLFEDFLSKDWFDSINGEARAIRTTLIFDDLNHKLEKLNYDYVFYDVGPSLGAINRSVLMAADYYILPMASDIFSLKAVDNIKASLKSWGDNFKKGLREYEENENEAFKIDGKIINFKLTFIGYITQQYVTKTKDGQKRAVNAYEKIIKQIPKAIVNNLAPINSILSEDNFKLGEIPNLHSLVPLSQSANAPIFKLTADDGVVGAHFSKVKEYGEVIEKIKNNLLTNIAKLS from the coding sequence ATGAAAACAATTGTAGTCTTTAATAATAAGGGGGGTGTTGGAAAAACAACATTTTTGTGTAATCTTGCTTCATGTCTTCAAATAAATCATAACAAAAAAGTAATAGTTATTGATGCAGATCCACAAGCAAATGCAACTACATACACTCTAAAAGATGATCAGACATTTGAACTGTTTTCAAAAATAAATTCTTCAGGAACATTGAATGATATATTTAAAGAATTAAGAAAATCGGGCTATTATTTTGACAAAGAACTTCCAATAATTAAAAGTAATCGTTTTGGATTTGATATAATTCCTGGTGATCCAAGTATATCCTTATTTGAAGATTTTTTGAGTAAAGATTGGTTTGATAGTATTAATGGAGAAGCTAGAGCTATTCGAACTACATTAATTTTTGACGATTTGAATCATAAATTAGAAAAATTGAATTACGACTACGTTTTTTATGACGTAGGCCCTTCTTTAGGTGCTATAAATAGGTCTGTTCTGATGGCAGCAGATTATTATATTTTACCAATGGCATCTGATATTTTTAGTTTGAAAGCTGTTGATAATATTAAAGCCTCTTTAAAAAGTTGGGGCGACAATTTTAAAAAAGGTTTGAGGGAATATGAAGAAAATGAAAACGAAGCTTTTAAAATTGATGGAAAGATAATTAACTTCAAACTTACTTTCATTGGGTATATTACTCAACAATATGTAACTAAAACTAAAGATGGCCAAAAAAGGGCCGTAAATGCTTATGAAAAAATCATTAAACAGATACCTAAAGCTATAGTTAACAATTTAGCTCCAATAAATTCGATATTAAGTGAAGATAATTTTAAGTTGGGTGAAATCCCAAATTTGCATAGTTTGGTACCTCTTTCTCAATCAGCAAATGCGCCAATTTTTAAACTAACTGCTGATGATGGTGTAGTTGGTGCTCATTTCTCAAAAGTTAAAGAGTATGGAGAAGTAATTGAAAAAATCAAGAATAATTTATTAACCAATATCGCAAAATTATCATGA
- the hsdR gene encoding EcoAI/FtnUII family type I restriction enzme subunit R, with protein MNKKDLSERDICTKFITPALEKAGWDLHKQILEEVFFTDGKIYVRGKLTARGERKRADYILYYQDNPVAVIEAKDNKHSIRSGIQQALSYAVILDIPCVFSSNGDGFLFHDRTVNNLNIESELSLDEFPSPENLWDKYKQYKNIATDNGEKIALQKYFSDGSGRKPRYYQQIAVNRTVEAIANGQDRIILVMATGTGKTYTAFQIIYRLWKSRIKKRILFLADRTALIDQTRKGDFKHFKDKMTIIKKKVITNGNGKDELVSNKKRGIDTSDKAYEVFLGLYQGLTNNEPGIEDAYKDFSPDFFDLIVIDECHRGSANEDSAWREILTYFNKATHIGLTATPTETKETSNTEYFGEPVYTYSLKQGIDDGFLAPYKVIRVALNVDAEGYRPQQGKTDKEGKEIEDRIYNRKDFDRKLVIDERTDIVAQKVTEYLKGFDRYAKTIIFCVDIDHAERMRNAIAIHNADLVAENYKYVIQITGDNEEGKRELDNFINPEEKYPVMATTSELMTTGVDAQTCKVLVLDANINSMTKFKQIVGRGTRINEEFDKLYFTILDFRNATDNFADPAFDGDPLRVKPITEETDLTTIIDEEEEENTPIIDDVTGEEIIIAKPKIRNPVNEPSTEYVKRPKQYINGVNVSVLVSRELFFDSNGKPITISLKDHTKEIIKGKYASLEDFLVTWNQADRKEAIIKELQEQGIMVEALYDAVDKQVDLFDLICHVAYDQPPLTRKERADNVKKRNYFTKYGDQARKVLETLLDKYADEGVENIESIDVLRVKPFDDFGSPLEIIKEFGNKQKYLEAVKELEIELYKKA; from the coding sequence ATGAACAAAAAGGATTTATCAGAAAGAGACATCTGTACAAAATTTATAACCCCAGCCTTAGAAAAAGCGGGTTGGGATCTGCATAAGCAGATTTTGGAAGAAGTCTTCTTTACTGATGGCAAAATCTATGTAAGAGGAAAATTAACGGCAAGAGGCGAACGCAAACGAGCTGATTACATTCTGTATTATCAAGACAATCCTGTAGCTGTAATCGAAGCAAAAGATAACAAACATTCCATTCGTTCAGGAATTCAACAAGCATTAAGTTATGCTGTAATTTTAGATATTCCTTGTGTTTTCAGTAGTAATGGCGATGGCTTTTTATTTCACGATAGAACCGTAAATAACTTAAACATTGAAAGCGAACTCTCTTTAGATGAATTTCCCTCTCCAGAAAATTTATGGGACAAATACAAGCAATACAAAAATATCGCGACTGATAATGGAGAAAAAATAGCGTTACAAAAATATTTTTCAGACGGTTCCGGGAGAAAACCAAGATATTACCAGCAAATAGCCGTAAACCGAACAGTTGAAGCCATTGCAAATGGTCAAGACAGAATCATATTGGTAATGGCAACAGGCACAGGAAAAACTTATACTGCATTCCAAATTATTTATCGTTTGTGGAAATCAAGGATAAAAAAGAGAATTCTATTTTTGGCAGACCGAACAGCTCTTATTGATCAAACCCGTAAAGGCGATTTCAAGCATTTCAAAGACAAAATGACAATTATTAAAAAGAAAGTCATTACAAACGGAAATGGAAAAGACGAATTGGTCAGTAATAAAAAAAGAGGAATTGATACTTCGGATAAAGCGTATGAAGTCTTTCTGGGATTATACCAAGGATTGACGAATAATGAACCAGGAATTGAAGATGCCTACAAAGATTTTTCTCCTGACTTTTTTGATTTAATTGTTATTGATGAGTGTCACAGAGGTAGTGCAAACGAAGACAGTGCCTGGAGAGAAATATTGACCTATTTCAACAAAGCAACCCATATTGGTTTAACGGCAACACCCACAGAAACAAAAGAAACAAGCAACACAGAATACTTTGGAGAACCCGTTTATACCTATTCACTAAAACAAGGAATCGACGATGGATTTTTAGCTCCATACAAGGTAATTAGAGTCGCTTTAAATGTCGATGCGGAAGGATATCGTCCGCAACAGGGAAAAACGGATAAGGAGGGAAAAGAAATTGAAGACCGCATATACAACCGTAAAGACTTCGACAGAAAACTGGTTATTGATGAACGAACAGATATTGTTGCTCAAAAAGTAACCGAATACCTAAAAGGATTTGACCGTTATGCAAAAACCATTATTTTTTGTGTGGATATTGACCATGCTGAACGCATGCGAAATGCAATTGCCATACACAATGCCGATTTAGTTGCCGAAAATTATAAATATGTAATCCAAATTACGGGTGACAATGAAGAAGGCAAACGGGAACTTGACAATTTCATTAACCCGGAAGAAAAATATCCTGTTATGGCAACCACTTCAGAGTTGATGACCACGGGTGTCGATGCACAAACCTGTAAAGTACTTGTATTGGACGCCAACATTAATTCGATGACGAAGTTCAAGCAAATTGTAGGTCGCGGAACTCGTATTAATGAAGAATTTGATAAACTCTACTTTACTATTTTAGATTTTAGAAATGCCACGGATAATTTTGCCGATCCGGCTTTTGATGGTGATCCGTTACGAGTAAAACCAATCACTGAAGAAACTGATTTGACTACTATAATTGACGAAGAAGAGGAAGAAAACACTCCGATCATTGATGATGTAACTGGTGAAGAAATCATAATTGCAAAACCCAAAATTAGAAACCCTGTTAATGAACCTTCTACTGAATATGTAAAAAGACCAAAACAATATATCAATGGGGTAAATGTTTCGGTTTTGGTAAGCCGTGAATTGTTTTTTGATTCCAATGGAAAACCAATAACCATCAGCTTAAAAGATCACACCAAAGAAATTATCAAAGGAAAATATGCTTCATTAGAAGACTTTTTAGTGACTTGGAACCAAGCCGATAGAAAAGAAGCGATTATCAAGGAATTGCAGGAACAGGGTATTATGGTTGAAGCTTTATATGATGCCGTTGACAAACAGGTGGATTTGTTCGATTTGATTTGTCACGTAGCTTATGACCAACCTCCCTTGACCCGAAAAGAACGAGCAGACAACGTAAAAAAGCGAAATTATTTCACTAAATACGGTGACCAAGCCCGTAAAGTGTTGGAGACTTTATTAGATAAATATGCCGACGAAGGAGTAGAAAACATTGAAAGCATTGATGTTTTACGGGTGAAACCGTTTGATGATTTTGGCTCTCCGCTTGAAATTATTAAAGAGTTTGGTAACAAACAAAAGTATTTGGAAGCAGTAAAAGAATTAGAAATCGAATTATATAAAAAAGCATAA
- a CDS encoding plasmid mobilization protein has protein sequence MESNNKNRTKWLHLRLTTQEYNILQQRFNKSICRKLSEFARKNLLQKPIINKYRNQSLDDLMEETIVLTSELKTIGNNVNQIAKKVNYTQEIPELKQQLFLFEIERKRLFSKMEEINNHTKKIAEYWLQL, from the coding sequence ATGGAAAGTAACAATAAGAACCGCACAAAATGGCTTCATTTAAGATTGACCACTCAGGAATATAATATTCTGCAACAAAGATTTAACAAATCAATTTGCCGAAAACTAAGTGAGTTTGCACGGAAAAATCTTTTACAAAAACCAATTATTAACAAATACAGAAATCAATCTTTAGATGATTTGATGGAAGAAACAATTGTACTTACTTCTGAACTCAAAACAATTGGAAACAACGTCAACCAGATTGCAAAAAAAGTTAATTATACACAAGAAATTCCAGAATTAAAGCAGCAACTTTTCTTATTTGAAATTGAGAGAAAAAGACTTTTTTCTAAAATGGAAGAAATAAACAATCATACAAAAAAAATAGCTGAATATTGGTTGCAGTTATAA
- a CDS encoding helix-turn-helix domain-containing protein → MNTATKPKHIGRNISRIRELRGMKQEALATAIGVSQQSVSNIEGSEIVDEEKLKVIAEVLGVSTEAIKNYSDETVLNVINNTFTSHDSSTINAINIQPNFNPLDKVVELYERLVQAEKDKVEYLEKLLKGK, encoded by the coding sequence ATGAACACAGCAACAAAACCAAAACATATTGGCAGAAATATTAGCCGAATCAGAGAGCTTAGAGGTATGAAACAGGAAGCACTTGCAACTGCTATTGGAGTGAGCCAGCAGTCTGTTTCGAATATCGAAGGAAGTGAGATAGTGGACGAAGAAAAACTAAAAGTAATTGCAGAAGTTTTAGGAGTCTCTACGGAAGCAATCAAAAATTATAGTGATGAAACAGTATTAAATGTTATCAATAATACGTTTACAAGTCATGATAGTTCTACAATTAATGCAATTAATATCCAACCTAATTTTAATCCACTTGACAAGGTGGTTGAATTATATGAACGATTAGTCCAAGCCGAGAAAGATAAAGTCGAATATTTGGAAAAATTACTAAAAGGGAAATAG
- a CDS encoding recombinase family protein, with protein MKQVADLYVRVSTDEQADKGYSQRNQEEVLKKYCQINNIGIRDIIYEDHSAKTFVRPKWKLLLVNLKRFKNKTDLVLFTKWDRFSRNAGDAYQMINTLRKLGVEPQAIEQPLDLSVPENKMMLAFYLAVPEVENDRRALNVFHGMRRAKKEGRYVSQAPIGYVNRTKDDGSKYISIKEPEASVMRWAFNEIAKGIFCTEDIHKMARKRGIKTGKHSFWLAVRNPLYCGKIRVPQYKDEESYLVNGQHEAIISEELFYKVQDIVDGRKKVIRPKVETIQELPLRGFLKCPVCGKVLSGSKSKGRKKYYAYYHCYKGCTHRSNADEVNHLFIQELLQYAPRKEYKKVYSIIILEAYKEQTKERQNEKAQLLNQIKDYENRLAKARDLLMTNQIDSADYRDIKSDYGDKLARLQARYSGLNTDDDDIEKLLNQGIENLFRIHSIYENSEFVACRDLIGSIYPENLIFDGIGFRTTRINEAVQLMYLINKELDSKEKGTNQKCFDLSLMVGDEGFEPPTPSV; from the coding sequence ATGAAACAAGTAGCAGACCTTTATGTAAGAGTGAGTACAGACGAACAAGCCGACAAAGGCTATTCACAAAGAAATCAAGAAGAAGTACTGAAAAAGTACTGTCAGATTAATAATATTGGAATAAGAGATATTATATATGAAGATCATTCTGCCAAAACATTTGTTAGACCCAAATGGAAATTGTTATTGGTAAATCTCAAAAGATTCAAAAATAAAACAGATTTGGTCTTGTTTACCAAATGGGACAGATTCAGCAGGAATGCAGGAGATGCGTACCAAATGATTAATACTTTGAGAAAACTTGGGGTTGAACCCCAAGCCATCGAACAGCCTTTGGATCTGTCCGTTCCAGAAAACAAAATGATGTTGGCTTTTTATCTTGCGGTTCCCGAAGTTGAAAATGACAGAAGAGCGTTAAATGTTTTCCATGGTATGAGAAGGGCTAAAAAAGAAGGACGTTATGTAAGTCAGGCACCAATTGGATATGTCAACCGAACTAAAGATGACGGCAGTAAATATATTTCCATCAAAGAACCAGAAGCTTCAGTAATGAGATGGGCTTTCAATGAAATTGCTAAAGGGATTTTTTGTACTGAAGATATTCATAAAATGGCAAGAAAGAGAGGGATTAAAACTGGAAAGCACAGCTTTTGGTTGGCGGTTAGGAATCCTCTGTATTGTGGAAAAATTCGTGTACCACAATATAAAGATGAAGAAAGCTATCTTGTAAATGGACAACATGAAGCTATAATTAGCGAAGAACTGTTTTATAAAGTTCAGGATATTGTCGATGGGCGGAAAAAAGTAATTCGTCCCAAAGTAGAAACAATTCAGGAACTCCCGCTTCGGGGATTTTTAAAATGTCCAGTATGCGGAAAAGTACTTTCAGGCAGTAAATCTAAAGGAAGAAAAAAATATTACGCCTATTATCATTGTTACAAAGGTTGTACTCATCGATCTAATGCAGACGAAGTAAATCATTTGTTCATACAGGAACTTCTCCAATATGCACCAAGGAAAGAATATAAAAAAGTGTATAGTATCATTATTCTAGAAGCCTATAAAGAACAAACCAAAGAGAGACAAAATGAAAAGGCTCAATTATTGAATCAAATAAAGGATTATGAAAATAGGTTGGCTAAGGCTCGTGACTTGCTAATGACCAATCAAATTGATTCAGCTGATTATAGAGATATAAAATCTGATTATGGAGATAAGTTAGCAAGGCTACAAGCGAGATATTCAGGATTGAATACCGATGATGACGATATTGAAAAACTACTAAATCAAGGTATTGAGAATCTATTCAGAATCCATTCTATCTATGAAAATTCTGAGTTCGTCGCATGCAGGGACTTAATTGGTTCAATATATCCTGAAAATCTAATATTTGATGGAATTGGATTTCGAACCACAAGAATCAATGAAGCAGTACAGTTAATGTACTTGATTAACAAGGAATTAGATTCAAAAGAAAAAGGGACAAATCAAAAATGTTTTGATTTGTCCCTTATGGTGGGCGATGAGGGGTTCGAACCCCCGACCCCCTCGGTGTAA